A part of Lacibacter sp. H407 genomic DNA contains:
- a CDS encoding T9SS type A sorting domain-containing protein, whose protein sequence is MIALFLIASAISNVHAQVNMYTFGSTNGNTLETSGSFTNLLGSFMDDDASALTNIGFVFNYGGANYTDFSVTSNGLFQFGGPAVTDFNNVIGNLVGPYLVPYWDDNYTDADGFVQYQVTGAAGSRKLIVDYHLSYLGNTGAADKRFQIWLFETTNAIMFVYGNGNDFNGGFSIAALTHGTSDFISINSTTHASNIATAQDNNTVWPGAGTAYSINGSGTLPVTLTHFAASCIGKNALLQWTTGNEENNSHFVVERSSNAQSWKAIAEIKGAGSTSTAQKYMYSDETYGSKLYYRLRQVDYNGKETISQVVTVNCSRTDVSVARVYPNPVQDVMRITGITEKTTYSLVNTYGQVVKQGLLTQQVNTVNVSALPSGLYYLKLQGSEQQIRLFIHPSK, encoded by the coding sequence TTGATCGCACTGTTTTTAATTGCATCAGCCATCAGCAATGTTCATGCTCAGGTTAATATGTACACGTTTGGTTCTACAAACGGTAATACCTTGGAAACAAGTGGTTCCTTTACAAATTTACTGGGTAGTTTTATGGATGATGATGCTTCGGCATTAACCAACATTGGGTTTGTTTTTAACTACGGAGGAGCCAACTACACTGATTTCAGTGTTACATCCAATGGTCTTTTCCAGTTTGGCGGACCTGCCGTTACTGATTTTAACAATGTAATTGGCAATCTTGTCGGCCCCTATCTTGTACCTTATTGGGATGATAATTATACAGATGCCGATGGCTTTGTTCAATATCAGGTAACCGGTGCCGCAGGAAGCAGGAAACTGATAGTTGATTACCACTTATCGTATTTAGGGAATACCGGTGCGGCCGATAAACGGTTTCAGATCTGGCTGTTTGAAACTACAAACGCCATTATGTTTGTTTATGGAAACGGAAATGATTTCAATGGTGGTTTTTCTATTGCCGCCTTAACACACGGAACTTCAGATTTTATCAGCATAAACAGTACTACGCATGCATCCAACATTGCTACTGCACAAGACAATAATACCGTTTGGCCCGGTGCAGGTACTGCATACTCTATTAATGGCAGTGGAACATTGCCGGTAACACTTACTCACTTCGCAGCAAGTTGTATTGGTAAGAATGCATTGCTGCAATGGACAACAGGTAACGAAGAAAACAACAGTCACTTTGTGGTGGAACGAAGCAGTAATGCACAAAGCTGGAAAGCCATTGCTGAAATAAAAGGAGCTGGCAGTACAAGCACAGCACAAAAGTATATGTACAGCGATGAGACCTATGGCAGTAAACTGTATTACCGTTTACGTCAGGTGGACTACAATGGAAAGGAAACGATTTCGCAAGTGGTAACAGTCAACTGTAGCCGCACAGATGTTTCAGTTGCACGTGTGTATCCCAATCCTGTTCAGGATGTGATGCGGATAACAGGCATTACTGAAAAAACAACCTACAGTCTTGTAAATACATATGGGCAAGTGGTGAAACAAGGATTGCTTACGCAACAGGTGAATACTGTCAATGTATCAGCATTACCATCCGGTTTGTATTACCTGAAGTTGCAGGGTAGTGAGCAGCAGATCCGGTTGTTTATTCATCCGTCGAAATAA
- a CDS encoding threonine aldolase family protein, translated as MSSVNRRNFLKASGTVMLPALVPAIATASPASNNKTVHADESIIKFFYDGEFFSPAMYIEELQKINSKQSIERDVYGQGGAVTALEKKFASITGKAKAIFLPSGTMANQLAIAVLSGNNTKVFVQDESHVYRDEADAAQSVFQKRLMPLAKGKTYFTAAELTSAVEALQEEEVFPSGIGAVSIENPVRRMNGRMIPLDEIKKISAYCKSKQLKLHLDGARLYMASAWSGVTIKEYASFFDTIYISLYKYLGAAGGAILCGDASVIDQIPHLVKIHGGSIFGNWTNAAMVLHRMEGLETRLQESVKQANHLFTTLNKTKLITVTALEAGTNIYPVQFSNEVNGKRVKELLDKQYNIKIPQPNENNQTQFTVNETILYRDIAYIRNAFLETMNAAKS; from the coding sequence ATGTCATCTGTTAACAGGCGGAATTTTTTAAAGGCATCCGGTACGGTCATGCTCCCTGCTCTTGTTCCGGCAATAGCAACTGCATCCCCTGCATCAAACAATAAAACGGTGCATGCTGACGAATCCATCATTAAGTTTTTTTATGATGGAGAATTTTTTTCTCCCGCAATGTATATCGAGGAGTTGCAAAAGATCAACAGCAAACAAAGTATTGAACGAGATGTTTACGGGCAGGGTGGTGCAGTAACAGCGTTAGAGAAAAAGTTCGCAAGTATTACCGGTAAAGCGAAAGCTATTTTTCTGCCAAGCGGTACAATGGCCAATCAATTAGCCATTGCTGTATTGAGTGGTAACAATACCAAAGTTTTTGTACAGGACGAAAGCCATGTGTACAGAGATGAAGCTGATGCGGCTCAATCGGTTTTTCAAAAGCGACTGATGCCGTTGGCCAAGGGTAAAACGTATTTTACGGCAGCAGAATTAACATCGGCAGTGGAAGCATTGCAAGAAGAAGAAGTATTTCCCAGTGGTATTGGGGCAGTATCAATTGAAAATCCTGTACGACGGATGAATGGCCGCATGATTCCACTGGATGAAATAAAAAAGATCAGTGCATATTGTAAAAGCAAACAACTAAAACTTCATCTGGATGGTGCAAGGCTTTACATGGCATCAGCATGGTCTGGAGTAACAATAAAAGAATATGCTTCTTTTTTTGATACGATCTATATTTCATTATACAAATACCTTGGCGCTGCAGGCGGGGCCATCTTATGCGGCGATGCATCAGTTATTGATCAGATACCACACCTGGTAAAAATACATGGAGGAAGTATATTTGGTAACTGGACAAATGCAGCCATGGTACTGCATCGGATGGAAGGATTAGAAACACGATTGCAGGAATCTGTAAAACAGGCAAACCATCTGTTTACAACACTAAATAAAACAAAACTGATTACAGTTACTGCACTTGAAGCTGGTACAAATATTTACCCTGTACAATTCAGTAATGAAGTAAACGGCAAACGTGTAAAGGAGTTGCTCGACAAACAATACAATATTAAGATACCCCAACCCAATGAAAATAATCAAACACAGTTTACCGTAAACGAAACAATTCTTTACCGGGATATTGCATACATCCGCAACGCATTTCTGGAAACAATGAATGCTGCAAAAAGCTGA
- a CDS encoding M90 family metallopeptidase, with protein sequence MVLVFQILVVLLLLVLTILIAFRIRRAKHHSQLPENYKELLNDYVKFYRQLDEAGKDAFEQRVEQFLAAVKITGVKAEVEDMDRIFIAAGAVIPVFAISDWQYINLHEVLLYPGAFNDEFDQHGDDRNYAGMVGTGALQHVMVLTKWQLRQGFINNNDARNTAIHEFVHLVDKMDGTMDGVPEIILERKYTAQWKSLMETTIQQIKTYGSDIDMYGATSTVEFFAVISEYFFEQPALLQARHPDLYAMLERIYKTAAKN encoded by the coding sequence ATGGTATTGGTATTTCAAATATTGGTTGTGCTGTTACTGTTGGTATTGACCATTTTGATCGCATTCCGCATCAGGCGTGCAAAACATCATAGTCAACTGCCGGAGAATTATAAAGAACTGTTGAATGATTATGTAAAGTTTTATCGCCAGCTCGATGAAGCAGGCAAAGATGCGTTTGAACAACGGGTGGAGCAATTTCTGGCTGCTGTAAAAATTACCGGTGTAAAAGCAGAGGTGGAAGATATGGACCGCATCTTTATTGCAGCAGGTGCTGTTATACCCGTGTTTGCAATATCCGATTGGCAATATATCAATCTGCACGAAGTGTTATTGTACCCCGGTGCATTCAATGACGAATTTGATCAGCACGGCGACGATCGAAATTATGCAGGTATGGTGGGCACCGGTGCACTGCAACATGTAATGGTATTGACCAAATGGCAGCTACGGCAGGGATTCATCAATAACAACGATGCACGCAACACGGCTATTCATGAGTTTGTACACCTGGTTGATAAAATGGATGGAACCATGGATGGTGTACCCGAAATAATTCTCGAACGAAAGTACACCGCTCAATGGAAGAGCCTGATGGAAACAACCATTCAGCAAATTAAAACATACGGATCTGATATTGATATGTACGGCGCCACCAGTACCGTTGAGTTTTTTGCTGTGATCTCTGAATATTTTTTCGAACAACCGGCCTTGTTGCAGGCAAGGCATCCCGACTTGTATGCAATGCTCGAACGGATCTATAAAACAGCCGCAAAAAACTGA
- a CDS encoding YqgE/AlgH family protein, whose protein sequence is MNIHTGNVIISTALLNDTNFEKVVIVIAEHNEKGTIGYIINQQFERRFNELEEFKHALPVPLYIGGPSQMDKIYFMHRKPAFIEGGELIDSNVYMNGDFKTAVQLVNNGTLAINDIKLYIGYCGWDVQQLEEEIAEGSWLITTASADLVFSDNIDTMWDDLTTQHST, encoded by the coding sequence ATGAATATACATACCGGCAACGTAATCATCAGTACTGCATTGCTCAACGATACCAATTTTGAAAAAGTGGTGATCGTAATTGCTGAGCACAATGAAAAAGGTACGATCGGCTATATCATCAATCAACAGTTTGAACGAAGATTCAATGAATTGGAAGAATTTAAACATGCATTACCTGTTCCTTTGTACATCGGTGGTCCATCACAAATGGATAAAATTTATTTTATGCATCGTAAACCTGCATTTATTGAAGGAGGCGAACTGATCGACAGCAATGTGTATATGAATGGCGATTTTAAAACAGCGGTTCAATTGGTAAACAACGGTACACTTGCCATCAACGACATCAAACTGTACATTGGTTATTGTGGCTGGGATGTGCAACAACTGGAAGAAGAAATTGCAGAAGGAAGCTGGCTGATCACTACTGCATCTGCTGATCTGGTTTTCTCTGATAATATTGATACGATGTGGGATGACTTAACAACACAACATTCCACTTAA
- a CDS encoding DsrE family protein: MIKHLFLFLSLCFFINNAIAQSAKSDSMRMTKMKTLHEKFATDSAKLEKEHIENVKWEKMSATAMYPLLKAGENSGVAPVANVSETPDPNMDYKLLFDFVENNPDSASHEISYGLAEIARRLNLHAAGGIPVKRIMPVVVIHSAALNTVKSNAAYQKKYKKDNPNVELIEQMKKLGVKFIVCGQSMAFTETKKEDLLPGIEISVSAQTALSMYQLKNYVLYKIW; encoded by the coding sequence ATGATCAAACATCTGTTTCTGTTTCTATCTCTTTGTTTTTTTATAAACAACGCAATAGCACAATCGGCAAAGAGCGATAGTATGCGAATGACGAAAATGAAAACACTGCATGAAAAATTTGCAACTGATTCGGCCAAGCTTGAGAAAGAACACATCGAAAATGTAAAATGGGAGAAGATGTCGGCAACGGCTATGTACCCATTATTGAAAGCGGGTGAAAACAGCGGAGTGGCACCGGTAGCAAATGTGTCGGAAACACCCGATCCGAATATGGATTATAAATTACTTTTCGACTTTGTAGAAAACAATCCCGACTCAGCATCCCATGAAATAAGTTATGGGTTAGCAGAAATTGCACGACGTTTAAATCTGCATGCAGCAGGTGGTATACCTGTCAAACGCATCATGCCGGTCGTGGTGATTCATTCTGCCGCTCTCAACACAGTGAAGTCAAATGCTGCTTATCAGAAAAAATACAAGAAAGATAATCCGAATGTGGAGTTGATCGAACAAATGAAAAAATTGGGTGTAAAGTTTATTGTGTGCGGACAGTCGATGGCGTTTACCGAAACAAAAAAAGAAGACCTGTTGCCCGGCATTGAAATTTCTGTATCGGCACAAACAGCATTGTCAATGTACCAGTTAAAAAATTATGTGCTGTATAAAATATGGTAA
- a CDS encoding serine hydrolase gives MNKQLLLSALLLSATSLFAQTAVKQEPKLIASFDSILSKEFKPTDPGAAAIVVRKGQVIYKKAIGLADMELNVPLQPDMIFRIGSITKQFTAVAILQLAEQGKLSLQDDIKKYMPELPFKETITVEQLLNHTSGIKSYTNKAEFPAKMRTDMKPMEVIQLTTSDTLEFKPGTEWNYNNTGYVMLGYIIEKITGKSYESYVQQHLFAPAGMSNSHYGSESKIIKNRAKGYEKEGTAFQHSDYISMTLPYAAGSLLSTVEDLWKWNKALYSYKLIKKESVDKAITPYILPNSKSTNYGYGLSLSKVQASNAIEHGGGIPGFLTDAIYLPKEDVFVALFTNCDCKSPDDITAKMAAVTIGQPYKFTSIPLAEAEAKTYEGVYTNTEGQERIIRWVNGKLTSQRGNGEQLTILPVAKDQFMFENSLSSLSFQRASGTVTGVVFKSRQEEMNWAKTNKPLPAAVTTTFIKVEGAILDGYVGNYELAPGFVLTITHEGDQLFAQATGQQKLELQATSKTRFKTKGIAADIEFKQDASGKTESLILYQGGREMPAKKQ, from the coding sequence ATGAACAAACAATTGCTATTGTCAGCGCTTCTGTTGTCAGCCACTTCCTTATTTGCACAAACAGCTGTAAAACAGGAGCCGAAGTTGATTGCTTCGTTCGACAGTATTCTCAGCAAAGAATTTAAACCCACCGACCCCGGTGCTGCGGCTATTGTAGTACGAAAAGGTCAGGTGATCTATAAAAAAGCTATTGGTTTGGCTGATATGGAATTAAATGTGCCGCTGCAGCCCGATATGATCTTTCGGATTGGTTCCATTACCAAACAGTTTACTGCTGTTGCCATTCTGCAATTGGCGGAGCAGGGAAAACTTTCGTTGCAGGATGATATTAAGAAATATATGCCTGAGCTACCATTCAAAGAAACCATTACGGTTGAGCAATTACTCAATCATACATCCGGGATAAAAAGCTATACGAACAAAGCTGAATTCCCTGCCAAGATGCGGACAGATATGAAACCGATGGAAGTAATTCAATTAACAACCAGCGATACACTTGAATTTAAACCGGGTACAGAATGGAATTATAACAACACGGGTTATGTAATGCTGGGCTACATCATTGAAAAAATCACCGGCAAAAGCTACGAAAGCTATGTACAGCAACATTTGTTTGCACCTGCCGGTATGAGTAATTCGCATTATGGCAGCGAATCGAAGATCATTAAGAACCGTGCAAAGGGTTATGAAAAAGAAGGAACGGCATTTCAACATTCCGACTATATCAGCATGACGTTGCCCTATGCAGCAGGTTCACTTTTATCAACAGTAGAAGATCTCTGGAAATGGAACAAAGCATTGTACAGTTACAAACTGATCAAAAAAGAATCGGTTGATAAAGCTATTACGCCGTACATATTGCCTAATAGCAAATCAACGAACTATGGATATGGTTTATCGCTCAGCAAAGTGCAGGCCAGCAATGCGATTGAACATGGCGGTGGCATTCCGGGTTTTTTAACGGATGCCATTTATTTACCAAAAGAAGACGTGTTTGTAGCACTATTTACCAACTGCGATTGTAAAAGCCCCGATGACATCACTGCAAAAATGGCTGCAGTGACTATTGGTCAACCGTACAAGTTTACAAGTATTCCATTGGCAGAAGCAGAAGCGAAAACATATGAAGGCGTGTACACAAATACCGAAGGCCAGGAACGCATCATCCGTTGGGTGAATGGGAAACTTACATCACAACGTGGCAATGGTGAACAACTCACAATACTGCCGGTTGCAAAAGATCAGTTCATGTTTGAAAACTCATTAAGCAGTCTTTCGTTTCAACGTGCATCAGGAACAGTTACTGGCGTTGTGTTCAAATCCCGACAGGAGGAAATGAACTGGGCAAAAACAAACAAGCCTTTACCTGCTGCTGTTACTACCACGTTTATAAAAGTTGAAGGCGCTATCCTCGATGGATATGTGGGCAATTATGAATTGGCACCTGGTTTTGTTTTAACCATTACACATGAAGGCGATCAGTTATTTGCACAGGCAACGGGTCAGCAAAAACTTGAATTGCAAGCCACTTCTAAAACACGATTTAAAACAAAAGGAATTGCTGCGGATATTGAATTTAAACAGGACGCTTCAGGTAAAACAGAATCGTTGATCCTGTACCAGGGGGGACGGGAAATGCCTGCTAAAAAACAATAA
- a CDS encoding GrpB family protein, whose product MPTLIQPYDFHWKTEFEQLKRVLACELKDFNIDIQHVGSTSIPGLFAKPVLDVDIILHNKSMLEQVTTILERIGYVNKGEQGITGRFAFRQRSAFTPITVTQQQWQTQHLYVCFADSLALKNHLLFRDALLQNQELDEQYSELKLSLINEHGITREEYTKRKTAFILSVLRTAGLSENELTEIAKANS is encoded by the coding sequence ATGCCAACCCTCATCCAACCATACGATTTCCATTGGAAAACAGAATTTGAACAACTGAAGCGGGTGCTCGCCTGCGAACTAAAAGATTTCAATATCGATATCCAACATGTTGGCAGCACTTCCATTCCCGGCTTGTTTGCAAAGCCGGTGTTGGATGTTGATATCATTCTTCACAACAAATCAATGCTGGAGCAGGTAACAACAATTCTCGAACGCATTGGATATGTGAACAAAGGCGAACAGGGAATTACAGGACGTTTTGCTTTCCGCCAGCGATCCGCATTTACACCCATTACAGTAACACAACAACAGTGGCAGACACAGCATCTCTATGTTTGTTTCGCTGATAGTCTGGCGTTGAAAAATCATTTACTTTTCCGTGATGCGCTGTTGCAAAATCAAGAACTCGATGAGCAGTATTCAGAATTAAAATTATCGTTGATTAACGAACATGGAATCACTAGAGAAGAATATACCAAACGGAAAACTGCATTCATCCTGTCTGTATTGCGTACAGCAGGGCTCAGTGAAAACGAACTAACGGAGATTGCTAAGGCAAATTCGTAG
- a CDS encoding Gfo/Idh/MocA family protein: MKNCLLLLLLCCRLSYASAAEHPLRLGVVGLTHTHVHWILGRENKTDVTIVGIVEPNRALAERYAKQHGFSMKLVYNTMEEMIDACKPEAVAAFGTIYEHLKVVQIAAPKGIHVMVEKPLAVSLDHAQQMEALAKKHRIHLLTNYETSWYSSNHKAYELLHNNRIGSLRKLVVHDGHRGPKKIGINSEFLDWLTDPLQNGGGALMDFGCYGANLATWLLKGKRPTSVTAVTQQLQAENNPMVEDEATIIVTYPDAQVVIQASWNWPIGRKDMELYGLTGVLYADNGTKVRVREAKGYDDYTEEVLAVPNMKTPYHDPFAFFAAVIQSKITVPLYDLSSLENNMLVMEILEAARKSANTKRTVQL; this comes from the coding sequence ATGAAAAATTGCTTGCTGCTTCTATTACTTTGCTGCAGACTGTCGTACGCATCGGCAGCAGAACATCCGTTGCGGTTAGGCGTTGTTGGACTCACCCACACGCATGTACATTGGATATTGGGAAGAGAAAATAAAACAGATGTTACCATTGTAGGTATTGTGGAGCCCAACCGTGCATTGGCCGAACGTTATGCAAAGCAACATGGCTTCTCTATGAAACTGGTGTACAATACCATGGAAGAAATGATCGATGCATGCAAGCCCGAAGCCGTAGCAGCTTTCGGCACCATTTATGAACATTTAAAAGTAGTGCAGATCGCCGCACCCAAAGGCATTCATGTAATGGTGGAAAAACCACTGGCTGTAAGTCTTGATCATGCGCAGCAAATGGAAGCATTGGCAAAGAAGCATCGCATTCATTTACTTACCAATTATGAAACGAGTTGGTATAGCAGCAATCACAAAGCATACGAACTGTTACACAACAACCGCATTGGCAGCTTGCGAAAACTGGTAGTACATGATGGACATCGTGGACCAAAAAAAATCGGCATCAACAGCGAATTTCTCGACTGGCTTACCGATCCTTTGCAAAATGGAGGAGGAGCACTCATGGATTTCGGTTGCTATGGTGCCAACCTTGCCACCTGGTTGCTCAAAGGCAAACGCCCAACATCAGTTACCGCCGTTACGCAGCAACTGCAAGCGGAGAACAATCCGATGGTAGAAGATGAAGCAACGATCATTGTAACCTATCCTGATGCGCAGGTGGTTATTCAGGCATCGTGGAACTGGCCCATTGGACGAAAAGATATGGAGCTCTATGGTTTAACCGGCGTGCTGTATGCCGACAATGGTACTAAAGTTCGTGTACGTGAAGCAAAGGGATACGATGATTATACCGAAGAAGTATTGGCAGTGCCCAACATGAAAACGCCTTATCATGATCCGTTTGCTTTTTTTGCCGCCGTTATACAATCGAAAATTACAGTACCATTATATGATCTTTCGTCGCTTGAAAACAACATGCTGGTAATGGAAATACTCGAAGCTGCACGAAAAAGTGCAAATACTAAACGCACGGTACAACTATAG
- a CDS encoding VOC family protein has protein sequence MNKLLFLTAIVFCLTSSCSNPNQADNTINQNVITNDSNKNSKTKNMITQKITPYLWVDKDAKAVADYYLSIFKDGKLKDFRKFDSDESGNDAGIETAVIEIAGMEFSILAAGPLFKFNEAISFVINTKDQAETDYYWEALTKNGGEEGSCGWCKDKYGLSWQVVPTEYFELIHSDDPAVREKAMKNTLKQKKLILSELK, from the coding sequence ATGAATAAGTTACTTTTTCTTACAGCGATCGTTTTTTGTTTGACATCTTCCTGTTCAAATCCAAATCAGGCAGATAACACAATCAACCAAAACGTAATTACAAATGACTCTAATAAAAACAGCAAAACTAAAAACATGATCACACAAAAAATTACACCCTATTTGTGGGTAGATAAAGATGCCAAAGCTGTGGCAGATTACTACTTGTCTATTTTTAAGGACGGTAAGTTGAAAGATTTTCGCAAGTTCGATAGTGACGAAAGTGGAAATGATGCAGGTATAGAAACAGCTGTAATTGAAATAGCAGGAATGGAGTTTAGTATATTAGCTGCAGGCCCACTATTCAAATTTAATGAAGCAATTTCTTTTGTTATCAATACAAAAGATCAGGCTGAAACGGATTATTACTGGGAAGCTCTTACTAAAAATGGTGGTGAGGAAGGCTCTTGTGGATGGTGTAAAGATAAATATGGATTATCATGGCAAGTTGTACCAACAGAATATTTTGAATTGATACATAGTGATGACCCGGCAGTCAGAGAAAAAGCAATGAAGAACACATTGAAGCAAAAAAAATTGATACTTTCAGAACTCAAATGA
- a CDS encoding helix-turn-helix domain-containing protein, which produces MISIQTHIPEKLAQYIRSFWCLRVAEGLEKPYLEEILPDGHHEIIFNFNSIPVRKRNGSDEWLQDPSAFFTGQNKKSYLQQLHPGAVLYAVRFHPHTQHLFYNFPASFSTDNLISFSDISPNDNLWGCFSESPDETFANLEQVFLKKAASLNKPEDAFLYVDAAVQKIIKEKGNVKNKQLEKITGVSARHLEKSFQTYVGLSPKQFSNIIKYSHFITYRKNHPEKTLTECAYEAEFHDQSHLIHLSNQITGQSPKAYFGKLNHINDFFLKP; this is translated from the coding sequence ATGATCTCTATACAAACACATATTCCTGAAAAATTAGCACAATACATAAGATCATTTTGGTGCTTACGTGTGGCTGAGGGACTGGAAAAACCTTACCTCGAAGAAATATTGCCGGATGGTCACCATGAGATCATATTTAATTTCAATTCAATTCCTGTCAGGAAAAGAAACGGGAGTGATGAATGGCTTCAAGACCCGTCTGCCTTCTTTACAGGGCAAAACAAAAAAAGTTATCTGCAACAACTCCATCCCGGAGCTGTACTGTATGCCGTTCGGTTTCATCCGCATACGCAACACCTGTTTTATAATTTCCCGGCATCTTTTTCAACAGATAACTTAATTTCTTTTTCTGATATTTCTCCAAACGATAACCTTTGGGGTTGTTTCTCCGAGTCTCCGGATGAAACATTTGCAAATCTGGAACAGGTTTTTTTAAAGAAAGCAGCCAGCTTAAATAAACCGGAAGATGCTTTTCTTTATGTGGATGCAGCCGTTCAAAAGATCATAAAAGAGAAAGGCAATGTTAAGAACAAGCAGCTTGAAAAAATTACCGGAGTATCTGCAAGGCACCTGGAAAAATCGTTTCAAACATATGTTGGCTTAAGCCCCAAACAGTTTTCCAATATTATCAAATACAGTCATTTTATTACGTACCGTAAAAATCATCCTGAAAAAACGTTAACAGAGTGTGCTTACGAAGCAGAATTTCATGACCAATCGCATCTTATTCATTTATCCAACCAAATTACAGGGCAATCACCAAAAGCCTATTTTGGAAAACTGAATCATATCAACGACTTTTTTCTGAAGCCATAA
- a CDS encoding dihydrofolate reductase family protein, with the protein MKKVILSVATSLDGFIEGPNREIDWIPFTEDGVKALEQFLNEIDTVLYGRISYETWGNYVPAEDSTDFDKNFYAGLNKMKKYVFSTTKKNFEGNPIVVQSNIEETVNKLKQESGKNIWLYGGAELVTGFVNLDLVDEFRIAVFPIILGAGRSLFKNIDHRVKLKLIDVITGPSGIAEFRYEKAV; encoded by the coding sequence ATGAAAAAAGTAATCTTATCTGTCGCTACTTCTTTAGATGGCTTTATTGAAGGCCCTAACAGAGAAATTGACTGGATCCCATTTACTGAAGATGGAGTAAAAGCGCTTGAGCAATTTTTAAATGAGATCGATACTGTTTTATATGGCAGAATAAGTTATGAAACATGGGGTAACTATGTTCCGGCAGAAGACAGTACCGATTTTGATAAGAATTTTTATGCCGGGTTAAATAAGATGAAGAAGTATGTATTTTCTACAACAAAGAAAAATTTCGAAGGAAACCCGATAGTAGTTCAATCAAATATTGAAGAAACCGTAAATAAGCTGAAACAAGAGTCCGGAAAGAATATCTGGCTTTACGGCGGCGCTGAATTAGTTACCGGATTTGTAAACTTAGATCTGGTGGATGAATTCAGAATTGCAGTTTTCCCAATTATACTTGGAGCTGGCAGGTCGTTGTTTAAGAATATTGACCATAGGGTAAAACTGAAATTAATAGACGTAATAACAGGGCCGTCTGGTATTGCAGAATTCAGATATGAAAAAGCAGTTTGA
- a CDS encoding GNAT family N-acetyltransferase, translating into MNDNYTMIMLRPFQQSDFSKLISWIDNEELLVTIAGNIFTYPLTTAQLQKYLEDERSISFCIEHQNSNASVGHAEIVSANDGTCKIDKLLIADNSNRGKGVGQQVMKELLKYAFERLPVNTVELNVFDWNKAAICCYQKVGFVFNEAKTANFQLGNKNWTALNMVLNRSEWDSHKSSC; encoded by the coding sequence TTGAATGATAATTATACTATGATAATGCTTAGGCCATTTCAACAATCAGATTTTAGCAAATTGATCAGTTGGATAGATAATGAGGAATTACTGGTTACCATAGCTGGTAATATATTTACCTACCCCTTAACGACTGCTCAATTACAAAAATATCTGGAAGATGAACGTAGTATTTCGTTTTGTATTGAACATCAGAATAGTAATGCATCCGTTGGTCATGCAGAAATTGTATCGGCAAACGACGGCACGTGTAAGATCGATAAGCTGCTGATTGCTGATAACTCAAACAGAGGGAAAGGAGTGGGGCAACAGGTAATGAAAGAGCTGTTGAAATATGCTTTTGAGAGATTACCAGTAAATACTGTAGAACTAAATGTATTTGATTGGAACAAAGCCGCAATTTGCTGTTACCAAAAAGTTGGCTTTGTTTTTAATGAAGCCAAAACAGCAAATTTTCAGTTGGGCAATAAGAACTGGACTGCTTTGAATATGGTACTAAACAGAAGCGAATGGGATAGCCACAAAAGCAGCTGCTGA